Proteins from a single region of Trichoderma asperellum chromosome 3, complete sequence:
- a CDS encoding uncharacterized protein (EggNog:ENOG41), translated as MNPNTSNNNSDSNSHLNVQGDEVPPPPYSETDVYSNSNGSRSPRPAVAAATPSHSFVDDAASSTADDVIYTPPLSPQNTSDAGQSAASLYFDRRPVPQQNATPREPLLHTIEVNDASQPDDFPFQNDWAARDISALDWSTFINFLLPDHSTRQNEAILHRKLRDEIQSNSGKTNDTTSQVEAQLGRNADAGTTTSPNSIQRRRDVEATVQQWNDGFFGPRGVQVRLQPLRTPSAQMPGAWETGFDQRPEAARSTQSPQTAGRSEPASWSPWSAFQVDNNGIRFGNTFVADTNGLRIGSLVMDNNGIRFGNGEGPSQQQRQQGTPTADADQDVRGRAAYQGSYPDEKKDHKRSSSCSSISSLSSMSSVSSIGSLPSYDSVPQRSVQLYIARLQDWTNHPDQYRTKQDVKQLKAELKSVPKIDNPVSEEDKKALKAQIKALTSAWKQIKRNQRKERRALKRERRAQRRAEWKEKRQHKREMKKAQREAKREAREARREPPAPPPPPPPAVPPMPPMPPHPPAHAVPPVPPVPPMPPGNPPPFTGSFPWGPRSPGRGGRGGRGGRGGRGGRGSHGDPQYNHYGPFGQDWTGENGMFGSRGPFGSGGPFGPGGPFGAGGPFGEKGIFGNGGSDGCGSNSFFRSTAEQRQQAQDQRDQLQQRLQQQREQRQQQLEQMRQQQAQARQQHAQQMQQHGQQMEQIRQQAINSGMAYASRSMPGYWPDEKQEHSIPVSSQDDQQIPPSGAAAAKYRSIMGIETAIEHQLAAAEKAEPGPQKEALEWAIAEMLNQLEVMRMEADEEYAKELSGQ; from the coding sequence CAGCTTCGTTGACGATGCTGCTTCGTCGACTGCCGACGATGTCATCTACACGCCACCTCTTAGCCCCCAAAACACCTCAGATGCTGGACAGTCCGCGGCCTCGCTATACTTTGACCGGAGGCCAGTGCCTCAGCAAAACGCAACGCCCCGCGAACCTCTCCTTCATACCATTGAGGTAAATGATGCTTCGCAGCCTGACGATTTCCCCTTCCAGAATGACTGGGCTGCCCGAGATATCTCTGCCCTGGACTGGTCTACTTTTATCAACTTCCTGCTTCCCGATCACAGCACAAGACAGAATGAGGCTATTCTCCATAGAAAGCTGCGGGATGAGATACAGTCAAACTCGGGCAAAACTAACGATACCACATCGCAGGTCGAAGCCCAGCTCGGCCGGAATGCTGATGCAGGAACTACAACTAGTCCTAATTCTATCCAGCGAAGGAGAGATGTCGAAGCCACCGTCCAGCAGTGGAACGATGGCTTCTTCGGCCCCCGTGGCGTCCAAGTCCGCCTTCAACCCCTGAGAACTCCATCCGCGCAGATGCCCGGTGCCTGGGAAACCGGCTTTGACCAGAGACCTGAGGCTGCTCGATCTACCCAGTCTCCGCAGACGGCAGGCCGCTCAGAGCCTGCCAGCTGGAGTCCCTGGTCTGCGTTTCAAGTGGATAACAACGGTATTCGATTTGGCAATACCTTTGTCGCAGACACAAACGGCCTGCGTATTGGAAGTCTAGTCATGGATAACAATGGTATTCGATTCGGAAATGGCGAAGGGCCaagccaacagcagcggcagcagggTACACCCACTGCCGATGCTGACCAAGATGTTCGTGGTCGTGCTGCGTATCAAGGAAGCTATCCAGACGAGAAAAAGGATCACAAACGCTCGTCTTCCTGCTCGTCGATCTCATCTTTGTCTTCCATGAGTTCTGTGTCCTCTATTGGTTCTCTCCCAAGCTATGACAGCGTTCCCCAGAGGTCGGTGCAGCTTTACATAGCACGACTCCAGGATTGGACTAATCATCCTGATCAATATCGCACGAAGCAAGACGTCAAGCAGCTGAAAGCTGAACTCAAGAGCGTCCCCAAAATCGATAATCCCGTTTCCGAGGAGGATAAGAAGGCTCTGAAAGCACAAATCAAAGCATTGACGAGTGCTTGGAAACAGATCAAGAGAAACCAAAGAAAGGAACGCAGGGCTCTCAAAAGGGAGCGCCGTGCCCAGAGGAGAGCAGAgtggaaggaaaagagacagCATAAaagggagatgaagaaagcaCAGAGAGAGGCGAAAAGAGAGGCTCGAGAGGCTCGAAGAGAACCTCCCGcccctccgcctcctccgcctcctgcTGTTCCACCAATGCCACCAATGCCACCGCATCCTCCCGCACACGCCGTGCCTCCTGTGCCTCCTGTGCCACCGATGCCTCCAGGAAATCCTCCACCGTTTACCGGTAGCTTTCCCTGGGGCCCTCGCAGCccggggagggggggaagaggGGGAAGGGGCGGTCGAGGCGGCCGAGGTGGCCGAGGTAGTCATGGTGATCCCCAATATAATCATTATGGTCCCTTTGGCCAAGACTGGACTGGCGAGAATGGTATGTTTGGATCACGCGGTCCGTTTGGCTCTGGCGGTCCATTTGGTCCTGGTGGTCCGTTTGGCGCTGGGGGCCCGTTTGGCGAGAAGGGCATCTTTGGAAACGGCGGCAGCGATGGCTGTGGTTCGAACAGTTTCTTTAGAAGTACTGCAGAACAGCGACAACAAGCACAAGATCAGCGTGATCAGCTACAGCAACGGTTACAGCAACAGCGTGAACAGAGACAGCAACAGCTAGAGCAAATGCGTCAGCAGCAGGCGCAAGCACGTCAACAACATGCacagcagatgcagcagcatggaCAGCAGATGGAACAAATCCGACAGCAAGCTATCAACAGCGGCATGGCATATGCCTCTCGCTCCATGCCGGGCTACTGGCCCGACGAGAAACAAGAACATTCAATTCCCGTATCATCACAAGATGACCAGCAGATCCCTCCCTCTGGCGCCGCGGCAGCAAAGTACCGCTCCATCATGGGCATCGAGACTGCGATTGAGCATCAGCTCGCTGCGGCGGAGAAGGCCGAGCCCGGTCCTCAAAAGGAGGCACTGGAATGGGCCATTGCTGAGATGTTGAACCAGTTGGAAGTTATGAGGATGGAGGCTGATGAGGAGTATGCAAAGGAGCTGAGCGGGCAATGA
- the ARD1 gene encoding N-terminal acetyltransferase A complex catalytic subunit ard1: MDIRLLTTADLPLIQHANLENLPENYFLKYYLYHALSWPQLSFVAVDVSRPRKGPYDYPKIVGYVLAKMEEEPTDGVQHGHITSLSVMRTHRRLGIAEKLMRQSQLAMVETFQAKYVSLHVRVSNVAARHLYEDTLKFRNEKTESKYYADGEDAYSMRLDLDDVAELAKRYAGGGGEDEDKDEDKDGEKKSKKTTTNGAPAAGATADLAIRSEGVDEGEAVGEVGRDPEANDKEKKVKVAVGRGLGVGDLVEKDESKH; encoded by the exons ATGGACATCCGACtcctcaccaccgccgacCTGCCGCTCATCCAGCACGCCAACCTGGAGAACCTGCCGGAAAACTACTTCCTCAAGTACTACCTCTACCATGCGCTGTCGTGGCCGCAGCTCAGCTTCGTGGCGGTGGACGTCTCGCGCCCGCGCAAGGGGCCCTACGACTACCCCAAGATTGTGGGCTACGTGCTggccaagatggaggaggagccgaCGGATGGCGTGCAGCACGGGCACATTACGAGCTTGAGTGTGATGCGGACGCATCGACGGCTGGGAATTGCCGAGAAGCTCATGAGACAAAGCC AGCTCGCCATGGTGGAAACCTTCCAAGCAAAATACGTCTCCCTCCACGTGCGCGTCTCCAACGTCGCCGCCAGACACCTCTACGAAGACACGCTCAAGTTCCGCAACGAAAAGACCGAGAGCAAGTACTACGCCGACGGCGAGGACGCCTACAGCATGCGGCTCGACCTTGACGACGTGGCCGAGCTGGCGAAGCGCtatgctggcggcggcggcgaggatgaagacAAGGACGAGGACAAGgacggcgagaagaagagcaagaagacgacgacgaatggCGCCCCTGCCGCTGGAGCTACGGCTGACTTGGCGATACGGAGCGAGGGCGTGGATGAGGGCGAGGCGGTGGGCGAGGTTGGGAGAGATCCGGAGGCGAatgacaaggagaagaaggtcaAGGTTGCGGTGGGGAGGGGATTGGGAGTTGGAGATTTGGTAGAGAAGGATGAGAGCAAGCATTAA